The Chiroxiphia lanceolata isolate bChiLan1 chromosome 4, bChiLan1.pri, whole genome shotgun sequence genome contains a region encoding:
- the GLRB gene encoding glycine receptor subunit beta isoform X2, whose product MKFLLAVVFFISFSLWVEEVYSKEKSSKKGKGKKKQYLCPSQQSAEDLARVPANSTSNILNRLLLSYDPRIRPNFKGIPVDVAVNIFINSFGSIQETTMDYRVNIFLRQKWNDPRLKLPNDWRGSDTLTVDPTMFKCLWKPDLFFANEKNANFHDVTQENILLFIFRDGDVLVSMRLSITLSCPLDLTLFPMDTQRCKMQLESFGYTTDDLRFIWQSGDPVQLEKIALPQFDIKKEDIEYGNCTKYYKGTGIFSVLSLASECTTLAAELPKVSYVKALDVWLIVCLLFGFASLVEYAVVQVMLNNPKRIEAEKAKIAKAEQAEGKGGNAAKKNTVNGTGTPVHISTLQVGETRCKKVCTSKSDLRSNDFSIVGSLPRDFELSNYDCYGKPIEVNNGLGKSQAKNNKKPPPPKPVIPSAAKRIDLYARALFPFCFLFFNVIYWSIYL is encoded by the exons GCAACAATCAGCTGAAGACCTTGCAAGAGTACCTGCTAATTCAACCAGCAATATCTTGAATAGGCTATTGCTCAGCTATGATCCCAGGATAAGGCCTAATTTCAAAG gaattccAGTTGATGTTGCAGttaacatcttcattaacaGCTTTGGGTCAATTCAAGAGACAACTATG GATTACAGAGTCAACATCTTTCTAAGACAGAAGTGGAATGACCCCAGACTCAAACTGCCCAACGACTGGAGAGGCTCAGATACACTGACGGTGGACCCGACTATGTTCAAGTGTCTTTGGAAGCCAGACTTAttctttgcaaatgaaaaaaatgctaacTTCCATGATGTCACACAAGAAAATATCCTTCTTTTTATATTTCGGGATGGAGATGTCCTAGTCAGCATGAG gtTGTCTATTACTCTGTCATGCCCTTTGGACTTGACCTTGTTTCCTATGGATACACAGCGCTGCAAGATGCAATTGGAAAGCT TTGGTTACACAACTGATGACTTACGGTTTATCTGGCAGTCTGGAGATCCTGTACAGCTAGAGAAAATTGCTCTGCCTCAGTTTGATATTAAAAAGGAGGATATCGAATATGGTAACTGTACCAAGTATTACAAAGGCACAG gtATTTTCTCAGTGCTCAGCTTGGCATCTGAATGTACCACTCTTGCTGCTGAACTTCCCAAAGTGTCTTACGTGAAGGCCTTAGATGTCTGGCTGATTGTTTGTCTTCTCTTTGGCTTTGCATCCCTGGTGGAGTATGCTGTGGTTCAGGTAATGCTAAACAATCCAAAGAGAATTGAAGCCGAAAAAGCAAAGATTGCCAAGGCAGAGCAAGCGGAAGGGAAGGGTGGAAATGCTGCCAAGAAGAACACTGTGAATGGCACAGGGACTCCTGTCCACATCAGCACTTTACAG GTTGGTGAGACCAGATGCAAAAAAGTTTGCACTTCGAAATCTGATCTGAGATCCAATGATTTCAGCATCGTTGGAAGCTTGCCAAGAGATTTTGAATTATCAAATTATGACTGTTATGGGAAGCCCATTGAAGTCAACAATGGGCTCGGGAAATCTCAAGCCAAGAACAACAAGAAGCCTCCTCCTCCCAAGCCTGTCATTCCATCAGCAGCAAAGAGAATTGATCTTTATGCAAGAGCACTGTTCCCTTTTTGCTTCTTGTTCTTCAACGTCATATACTGGTCCATATATTTATga
- the GLRB gene encoding glycine receptor subunit beta isoform X1 translates to MKFLLAVVFFISFSLWVEEVYSKEKSSKKGKGKKKQYLCPSQQSAEDLARVPANSTSNILNRLLLSYDPRIRPNFKGIPVDVAVNIFINSFGSIQETTMDYRVNIFLRQKWNDPRLKLPNDWRGSDTLTVDPTMFKCLWKPDLFFANEKNANFHDVTQENILLFIFRDGDVLVSMRLSITLSCPLDLTLFPMDTQRCKMQLESFGYTTDDLRFIWQSGDPVQLEKIALPQFDIKKEDIEYGNCTKYYKGTGYYTCVEVIFTLRRQVGFYMMGVYAPTLLIVVLSWLSFWINPDASAARVPLGIFSVLSLASECTTLAAELPKVSYVKALDVWLIVCLLFGFASLVEYAVVQVMLNNPKRIEAEKAKIAKAEQAEGKGGNAAKKNTVNGTGTPVHISTLQVGETRCKKVCTSKSDLRSNDFSIVGSLPRDFELSNYDCYGKPIEVNNGLGKSQAKNNKKPPPPKPVIPSAAKRIDLYARALFPFCFLFFNVIYWSIYL, encoded by the exons GCAACAATCAGCTGAAGACCTTGCAAGAGTACCTGCTAATTCAACCAGCAATATCTTGAATAGGCTATTGCTCAGCTATGATCCCAGGATAAGGCCTAATTTCAAAG gaattccAGTTGATGTTGCAGttaacatcttcattaacaGCTTTGGGTCAATTCAAGAGACAACTATG GATTACAGAGTCAACATCTTTCTAAGACAGAAGTGGAATGACCCCAGACTCAAACTGCCCAACGACTGGAGAGGCTCAGATACACTGACGGTGGACCCGACTATGTTCAAGTGTCTTTGGAAGCCAGACTTAttctttgcaaatgaaaaaaatgctaacTTCCATGATGTCACACAAGAAAATATCCTTCTTTTTATATTTCGGGATGGAGATGTCCTAGTCAGCATGAG gtTGTCTATTACTCTGTCATGCCCTTTGGACTTGACCTTGTTTCCTATGGATACACAGCGCTGCAAGATGCAATTGGAAAGCT TTGGTTACACAACTGATGACTTACGGTTTATCTGGCAGTCTGGAGATCCTGTACAGCTAGAGAAAATTGCTCTGCCTCAGTTTGATATTAAAAAGGAGGATATCGAATATGGTAACTGTACCAAGTATTACAAAGGCACAG gtTATTACACTTGTGTAGAAGTAATCTTCACTTTAAGAAGACAAGTTGGATTTTACATGATGGGTGTTTATGCTCCTACACTGCTAATTGTTGTTCTATCCTGGCTGTCATTTTGGATCAATCCTGACGCAAGTGCTGCAAGAGTCCCGCTGG gtATTTTCTCAGTGCTCAGCTTGGCATCTGAATGTACCACTCTTGCTGCTGAACTTCCCAAAGTGTCTTACGTGAAGGCCTTAGATGTCTGGCTGATTGTTTGTCTTCTCTTTGGCTTTGCATCCCTGGTGGAGTATGCTGTGGTTCAGGTAATGCTAAACAATCCAAAGAGAATTGAAGCCGAAAAAGCAAAGATTGCCAAGGCAGAGCAAGCGGAAGGGAAGGGTGGAAATGCTGCCAAGAAGAACACTGTGAATGGCACAGGGACTCCTGTCCACATCAGCACTTTACAG GTTGGTGAGACCAGATGCAAAAAAGTTTGCACTTCGAAATCTGATCTGAGATCCAATGATTTCAGCATCGTTGGAAGCTTGCCAAGAGATTTTGAATTATCAAATTATGACTGTTATGGGAAGCCCATTGAAGTCAACAATGGGCTCGGGAAATCTCAAGCCAAGAACAACAAGAAGCCTCCTCCTCCCAAGCCTGTCATTCCATCAGCAGCAAAGAGAATTGATCTTTATGCAAGAGCACTGTTCCCTTTTTGCTTCTTGTTCTTCAACGTCATATACTGGTCCATATATTTATga